Proteins encoded within one genomic window of Panicum virgatum strain AP13 chromosome 1N, P.virgatum_v5, whole genome shotgun sequence:
- the LOC120654540 gene encoding dnaJ homolog subfamily B member 1-like yields MGMDYYNILKVNRNATLDDLKKSYRRLARTWHPDKNPTGGAEAEAKFKQITEAYEVLSDPEKRAIYDQYGEEGLKGMPPPGSQSRSSTAAGPSGPSNFRYNPSDPDDFFAEFMAGNKTYSFDQDRTQFQQRPHWTSATNTRSEAPSGSRKESGASTSQPEKPLPVEKTLPCTLEELYNGTKRKMKITRNVANPDGRVEVETEVLAVEVLPGWKKGTKITFPNKGDKLHGQLAQDLTFILDLKPHDVYILDGNNLLVKKEIPLVDALAGAAINLRTLDGRNLPVRVEEVVRPGYEVVLENEGWPIRKEPGKKGNLVIKFDVAFPTRLSSSQRAAIRQIMGC; encoded by the exons ATGGGAATGGACTACTACAACATCCTCAAGGTGAATCGCAATGCAACCTTGGATGACCTCAAGAAGTCGTATCGGCGGCTTGCGAGGACATGGCATCCGGACAAGAACCCAACTGGAGGCGCCGAGGCTGAGGCAAAGTTCAAGCAGATAACTGAGGCCTATGAG GTACTAAGTGATCCAGAGAAGCGTGCAATTTATGACCAATATGGTGAGGAAGGCTTAAAGGGGATGCCTCCGCCTGGTTCACAGAGCCGGTCCTCCACAGCTGCTGGCCCAAGCGGTCCAAGTAATTTCCGGTACAATCCTAGTGACCCAGATGATTTCTTTGCCGAGTTCATGGCAGGCAACAAGACTTACTCCTTCGACCAAGACCGGACGCAATTTCAGCAAAGACCACATTGGACTTCAGCAACAAACACTAGGAGCGAAGCTCCTTCTGGTTCACGGAAGGAGAGTGGTGCTAGTACAAGCCAGCCAGAAAAGCCACTGCCTGTGGAAAAAACATTACCTTGCACACTTGAAGAGTTGTACAATggaacaaaaaggaaaatgaagaTCACTAGGAACGTTGCAAATCCAGATGG AAGAGTAGAAGTTGAAACAGAGGTCTTGGCAGTGGAAGTGTTGCCTGGCTGGAAGAAAGGAACCAAGATTACATTCCCAAATAAAGGCGACAAGCTGCATGGCCAGTTGGCACAGGACCTGACCTTCATCCTTGACTTGAAGCCCCATGACGTGTACATTCTTGATGGGAACAACCTTCTTGTAAAGAAGGAGATCCCTCTGGTGGATGCACTCGCGGGGGCGGCAATAAACCTCAGAACCCTAGATGGCCGGAATCTTCCTGTGAGAGTGGAGGAAGTGGTGCGCCCTGGGTACGAGGTGGTGCTGGAGAATGAAGGGTGGCCGATCAGAAAGGAGCCGGGGAAGAAGGGGAATCTGGTAATCAAGTTCGACGTGGCCTTTCCAACAAGGTTGTCGTCGTCCCAGCGGGCAGCTATTAGGCAAATCATGGGCTGCTAA